TGTACTCAAATAAGGGCCCATCATCTCAACCAATTTCCTTATTCGTTGGAGAGCTTGTTTTTGAAGCTTCATGTCATCAGAACGAAGCATCTTCTTGTCAATGCTATTGAGAAGGCGAACAAAATCATTCTTCAAAAACTCAGGAAGAGTTTCATTGCCTGTCAGAATTCTAGCAATATTCTGAATTGTTGGTGAAATTTTTGCTGTCCTGAAAATTAATATATCATTAGATAATTGTTCCTAGTTACCCAAGTTTATAATGAATTGCATGTCTAATGGAAAGAAGAGTCACCTTATATCAGTCTCACTCTGATCAGATTCCACAGCAAAACATACAATTTCATCAAGCAGTGATGGCAAAGCAGCTGCAAATATCTCTTTGCTATCAGTTCCTGTCTCATTCTTATAAAATTGTAGAACTGATGGTAAATGCTGCCCATCTTCATAAAAAAGAGCAAAGCAGAGAACTTTAGGCAACCAATTTACAATCAGATCTACTAGCTCAGTGTTTAGATGGCTTGCCAGTTCACGAAGAGTAATAAGGGCGTGGTCATTGTTTGGGTGCGACACGATGAGCTTTGGTATAACTGATGGAACCATTCTATCAATCAGCTCTTCGGTCTTAATACCTAGAACATTCTCAGCGAATTCCTTAATCATTATGGGATGAGTCACAAGTCTAGATGACAGATAGTTATATAAATTATCTCTAGCATGCGAGTACTTCAAGAGGAAGAGATCGAGTCCTCCTTTGAAACAGTAAGTGCAGCATCTGTGAATTAATCTCAATGTAGTCATCCTTATGATGGAATTATGATTACCAAGCTGACCAATAAGTAACACAAATGAGCAGAAGAAAACTTCTCCATGAATATCGCTAACTTTCATAATTGTACCAATGGATTCCAGAAGTGTCAGATGAATCTGAAAATCTTCAGCTTCAGTGAAAGCACATTTTATTTTATCCATGAATTGACGTTCTATAGTCCCTCCATCCATTCCCAGTCCATCAGAAAACAAAATGTCCATAACATTGCTTTCCAAGAAGCAGCAGACTACACCAGAAAATGCTTCCCTGACAGCTTTCATTTCATGAAGTAGTAGAAACTCAAAACATTGAACCCACTGAGTTCTCATCTCAAGCAGAACACTCTTACTCGAATGCCTCAATATCCGTGGCAAAACTTCAACCGAAGAAATTATAGATTCCTCAAAAGTATCTGCATAGAGAAGCTTGAAAAAGAGAGTATGGGCCTTGGAGATGTTAACATTGAAGTCCACATTCTCAACTTGCAATAGTGCGCTGTCCAAGATAGAAATTTGCTCTTCATTGCAAACAATTCTACTCCTGATATCACATTGAGGACACCAGAAACCTCTCAAGAGAAGATCTAATGTTGACGTGTGTTGTTCAGAGTGCTTGTCCAAGAAAAGCTTGCAATGGTTCCCCACGTTTTTGGTGTAATCAGTGGTTCCATTTAAGCAAGATAGAAAACCAAGTGAAACGGCAATACTTTTCCCCACTTTCTCAAGTCCTAAAGCAACCATTGAACTGTAGCAAGAAAACAGGATAAGGCATAGTAAAATATCAGCATAAAATCATGATCTTCATGTATTTGAGAACACAATTTGAAGGCTAGAATTTCATTGTACTGTGTAACAAATAAAGTATGTCTCAACATGGCATTTTCCTCTTGCTTTTATTACAAATCTTAAACCGGAAAAGTACGCCTAATCTAAAATCATGAAAGGGGAGGCATGTCCACTCACTCAAGTTTCTTAAACATTGCTCCAAGCATCGTAGGGCCAGAGTACAACACAATTATGGGTAGTGACATAATTGCCTCATTTTGAATCTCAGCAATTCCATTATGGATAGCCAAATCAAGGACTTCAAGATCACATCCAGCATTCAGTCTATTGCCAAGCTTAGCAATGACTTGCATCAAAAGGCATTTTATCTTGTAGTCTGAAGTAGTTTGAGTGACAGCATGACCATCGTCCCACATCAGTTTCAACATGCTGATGAGGTCAGCATATACTTGATGAACAAAATGTGTatcatcatcaatcaattgAGATTCATCTTCAGACAGTTTAGCGTGTCCAGGAAGATTGACTGCACCAACATTAAGACAAAAAGGTAAAAGCTACTGAAATTGAAATAAAGACAGGCACAACTTTGATTAACATACACAGGAATGTCAAGCCTAGCACAAGCTCAAGCTTATGAAACTTGTAAGCTTGTGCCAGGGTAAAAGATCCCTTATATATACCATCTTTAACAAGCCTAGCTATCCTACTATGTTGCACTCTTGTTGATGCTATTCAGGGGAGGGTGGTGAAAGCTTGCAAGGGTATATAATCTGGAAAGGCACAAACAGCTCACTGTGCATGTTAAGTAAGCTAGCTTATCTGGTCATTCAGCTTACCTGCTTAGGGAGTTTGGGTTCATCTGTGGGTGCTTTGCAGAGCAGTACAGTGCTTATTTTTAAATGCTTTTGTGGAAAAACAGCACAGGCTAGTCTGGTGTTCGGTTTGGCAGAAAAGATTAAGTCTTACTGTTTTCTGCTGATCCTTAGCTCATGTTCCACAACAGTATCTCTGCCTACAAGATCTttggttttgaaaaaaaaaaacaaccaaagAATTTAAAAAACCCAAAAGGGGTCATGCCGAACGGAACCATCACAACCTACCGCAATGTCAAATGGAGCAGTATATGATTAGACTAAGCTACATAACAAGGTCCTAAACACCAGGAAGTATTACCAAAGTTTAAAGGAAAATTATGCAAGTAGTAGGACATATTTAAAGCTCTTCCTACACAAATGAACCTGATATGTCAAAGACAGCTCATAAGAAAATAACAGCACACAACAAGCCATGCACAAAGTGCACAATGCTGATAAATTATGGACATGAAGAAGTGGAAGGCTCACATTGGAGAAGCATTACAGTATGAAGAGCTTCAAAATACAGTGGCACATCAAAGGAAAACAAGTTTCTCTGGGTTATCTGCATGATTTAACAATTTTTAAGTCACACAGTTCAAAGAAAAATTACAACCTAAATAAATTAAGACACAGGTCTCTGGTGATGTTTGCCTAACCTGTTTGTGAATCCAGGAAATCCAGGAAAGGACTTGCTTAGAAACTCTGGTAAACAGACTTGTCCTTGGATAAACACTTAACGATATACACAACAGACTAATCACCTCTATAGCAGTCTCAGGGTCTAATGGATAAGTCTCATGATTCTCTGGCGATAGGCACTTAATCAGTGAATTTAAAGATTGTCGAAGAGCATAGCCTTCTTTTAGTTCAAACCCAATGCCAGCAGAAAATCTTGATTCGGTCATTTTTTGACGTTTGGCACAACTGCTTTGCTCATTCTGTGATGTTCTTTTCTGGCCAACTTTTGGCAAGTCATTTTTTTCTGATCTTGCCTGAGGACTGCTTTGACCTTTACCATCATCCAGAGTAAAAAAGTTTTGACCAAATTTGCTTATGACCACTCGAATGCAGTCAATCAGTTTGCTGCAAGGTTTTGGCAAGCAGAGCAACTTCAGAAGGATTTCTGGTTTCCATACTTGTGCAGAGCAGAGTTCAATTATTCTCTTGTATGCAATGTACATTGCAACCTGAAAAGGAGTAGCGGTTAGCACATGGAACTATGGAAGTATGCATAGAACCTGGGTAAGTCAAGTTGGTCCTTGAACCTGAAGTTCTGCACTTCTGCTGGTCTTTATTGCTCTTTGGAGCACATTAACAATATCAGCAGCTGTAGATTCAACAATATAACCAGGGCATGAAGAATGCAGTACACGAAGACATGCTCCCATTGAAAAGTCATAATCTGCATCTCTGCATAAACAAAGATAAAGCATATCGGTACATGATGATGTCTGGATTCCAATAAGCAAGGGGAAACGACCTATGTTATAAGTTACTACTTCTATTTCATATACAAGTCACTCTAGAATTGTTCAGAAGTTAGGAATTACAGTAACAGTGTAGCATACATGTTGCCGTTCAAGAACTTGTTCATTGCAATTTGCAATATAGTTCTGTTCCCTCTGAAGGAAACTAATTCTGGATTCTCTCCCCAAGAGGAAGACATGGGGGAACGAATCAGATGGAGTATTGATTTTCACACATGGCAGGGTGAAGTGGTATGTCTCATTGCAATTTCCATTGACCTCAAACACCAATAAAGTTATAGGAATCATCTGTCTGgatttagtttgaatttgaaTATTGCATTCAATGATCAAATACCGCATCACTTATACAAATTTGTTTAATCGTTGCATAGGTGTAGTATAGTTAGCTGGTTAGCATTCGACATGCATGTAGGTTGGCAACACATTCTTCACTTAAGTCAGTGCAAGGCTTGATAAAATAATAAACTTAACTGAACATGTAGAGCCATGGAGTCAAACAGCTGATATGCTGCATACCTTtgttgaaggaaaaaaaatgtttgtcTCCTTATCTAGCTTTTACttgctttatttttttcccaGTTGGTCATTACAGCAAAACAATACTGATGTTGAAGCTGTTGGCCAGTTCTTATCAAGAAAATGGTTAATAGATAGATTCAACTTTGAAATTTGGAAAATTGTGAAACATGCAATAATATTCTTTTCCCAGCGTGAACTACATACACAAtggaccaaaaaaaaaactaactaaGAAACTTCACAATGACAGCTAACTGTTTCAGGCAGCTGAACAGGTGCATCTCTGGATCTTGGCAGGAGCAAAGGCTCTAGGCAGCCTGCAGCGTTAGGCCGGCTAACAGGGTAGTACTAGTTGATTCAAGGGTGAGAACGTGTAAGAAAAACTAACCCCAGACATGGAGTCAGCATGTAATTGGACCGTTTCGAATCTATTTAATCTATTAATACAATGACACGCCTGCGTGttcgggagaaaaaaaaagacagctAACTGTTTCATTTACAATTTTATGGAGATAAGTTCCCAGCAGTGCGATACAATACACAAAGCAAAGAGCATCACCAAAGGGCAGTCTCTAACATTATCGTGACAATAAAGAGAGATAGTATGTAAATCCATTACCAAAAGCAAATGCAAAGCAGCTAAAGAAAAAGATGCAAAGTATAATTTAGCATAACAATTTTGGGACCAAATATTTCATCCAAGATCCAACCAATCTCTCCCGAATACGTGCAGTAGTTTCAATAACTGGAAGCAATGTGTAGGAACATAATAATACCTGATATCAGAAAGTTCAGTGGCATCTTGGCTCAAAATGCATGTGATTGAACGAATTATATTTTCTATAGGAAGAATCTCAGCAGTCATCACTGTTGCCACAATACGCGCGAAATCAAAACAAACCTGTTGCAGCAGATTGGCCATCAGCAAGTTGAAGATACACAGGGAGAACCAAAAGTTAAAATTATTCGTAAAGGCTGATACCAACCTTGTGCAGAGAACCATCCCCATAGCAGAGGATAGAACAAGCAGCAGAAACAAATGACATGTTAACAAGCCCATCAACATACAAGGTCCCATCTGTAAGACACTTGTTGACTAGTTTAATCAGCGAAGTGGCAAATGGACGCCATCTTGCATCGCCTGTCAGATCAACCACCACGCCAGGTCCATTCTTAGGTCGGCAACTGTCTGGGAGCTCACTATAAGGCCCAGGTGAACCTAATATATCTGTGAAGGATCCACAGAGGCATTTAACTAAACATCTTCCAGGAGGCACACCACCAGGACTCTCATCATGTATTGATGCCACATATAGTACATCTGTTGGATTGGACAAGGTCAAGTTTCAGCCTTTCTGCATGACCTAACTAATTGTACTCCGGCGGATACAATTAATGATTAAGAGGAACAAAGCAAAACACATACCTTCTACTGCAACCATAGCATCCAGGAAGAACTGTCTGTAGGCTTCTCGGTCACCTGTGCGGAGAATGGAGAGAAGATTCCAAACTGCAGTGAATATAAGCTCATGGCTCACCCTGCAACAGTGAAGAAACAGCATACATGTAAACGACAGGTGGGACATCTAACAAGTGAAATCCACTGGCACACTTAGATAACACTACCGTACCAAATTACTGACAAAGACCGCAAGGATAACAGTTACACAAATGTGGTGAAGATTTGACAGATGCCATACCTACACAGCATCCTTAGCCTACTATGCCATTTCTTTTCACCCCCAGCAAGAAAACTAGCGGCAAATTTTATGTCCAGTTGCAGGTAGCTTGCTACTCTGGTAATTAACACACTAGTGAGTATAGTTTAGTTAGTGTCCGCACATTTGGCCTCTGAAGCACACGCATTATCAGagaaatccaacacacgcctgGATGGGAGACGAACGGCTATCGAATCAAATGGACAATATATGCAAGTTGCAACACCACTGCACACTGGAACGGGATAAATCTAACTGCATTTTAGCAAAACTATATACAAGCCACGCGGCCCCAATCAAATGGCACATTCATACCACAATCTCATTCGCAAATGTATCCCCGGATCAAAGCAAACTCAAATACGAGGAACAATTGGACTAGGGTTTTGTGGAGGGAAAAGAGGGGAAGAAGGCAGGTACCTGAAATCGGGCtcggcgaggaagaggaggatgcgGGCGATGACGCTAATgacgtcggcggcgcggccgttgTAGAAGACCCCGGGGAACTTGAGCGCCGTGTAGGCAACCAGGTTCAGCAACGCGATGACCTCCCGGAGCTCCCTCTCGGATGCTGCGCCTCGCGGAAGCGCGACCATGGCAACTTGTCAGCTCAATCGACACCCGCGAGAGACGAATGGGGGAGCGAGGGAGGGGTGGGCACGAACCTTTGCGGGAAGGGATGACGTAGTCGCGGAGGAGGTTGGGGAGGACCTCGCGGAGCTTGACCTCGAGGTGCGCGGAGCCGGGGGCGGagccggcggaggtggtggtggaggaggcgatGAGCTTGCGAAGCTCGTGGATGTAGGTGGAGTGGCTGGCCATGGCCGgtgatccccgccgccgccgccgccgccggagcgggGGCGGGAACGGAAGGGtacgtcgctgccgccgccccctttTTTTCCCTCCTTAATTTCGAACGGAACTGAAGGGGACGCACTCACCTGAGCGCGTTCGCTGACATCGCTGTCACGTGTGCGGACGGTTAATAGAGCCtctcacagaaaaaaaaaagaaaggttttAGTGTTCCCGCGAGTGGGCTCATCTGGGCCGCCAAGTAGGCCCAATACGAAATGCAGGCGTACAGAGAGAGGAGCAAAGTGGGCTTTCTTAAGGCAAGCATGGGCATTGGGCCGTCGTCAATTTTCCTCTTGGACTCTTTCTTGGTTATCGTCGTCTGAAAGTTGACGTTGAGGTTTAGTGGCAGCAAGTGACGATTTCATCGCTACCTGATGCCTGATCAGTCACCGAGTTTTTGTGAAAGAGAGTGATGAGTGATCCTGTGTGATATAGGTGAGCCTGAAAATTCCGGATTTCAGATAGAGACGCAACGATGCTatccctgcaggctgcagcgccAGGACATGGGTTCATGAACCTGGGGTGGCTTGCATCAGCAACAAAACCAAGGGAAACGCTTTCCTGACCTTCTGAACAAGCAAGTTGTTGATTTGTTGACAGAATACAGAGGCGAAACCGGATCTGTTGACATGCATGCGCTCAATCTCCTGTTCTCTACTGCCATCTGGCTCTAAAAAACATGCGCTTCGCTTGAGTTTTGCCTGGAAATGGAGAGAGAGCTTCACTTGAGTTTTGCAGTGCTGGAAGGGCCAAGTTCGTATCGTTGGACATTATTCTGAACTCTCGTTTCATGATACAGTAATCACGAGCTGACGTGATGTTGATCGTCTCAAGCGCCATGCGAAACAAAACTCAACTACGAACAAATCTTGGACGAGAAGGGAATGCCAAATTCTATATCTAGCGCATGCCGTCGTCGCTGTTACTGCACAACAGTTTGGCTTGGCCAATCAGACGCTAGTCAACGGCCCGCCGGATATCCCGTCGGGATGCCGCGCGCGCGAAACGCCGGGTGTCGTGCGGCCGTACGCCGTTGGGATCATCGATGTGGCGAGAGGCCGGCGACGATTCCCACGGCGACCGAGCGAGTCGTTGCGCGCATTTCACCGAACACCTCGCGGGGGCGTGCTTTCAGCGATGGAGGGAGGCCGGGTCCACGCGCAGCCGCAGCTGCGCCCAGGGAGCGAGTGCACCAGGCTGGGCGTCTACCACGACGTGCTGCGCCGGCTCAGGGACGCCGGCGCGACCGAGGCGCTCGCGCCGGACTTCGCCGACAGGCTCTGGGCGCACTTCCACCGCTTCAGCGTCAGGTACGCGTTGGATGTGAACGCCGAGAGGGCGGAGGATGTTCTGGTGCACATGCAGCTGCTCGACAGGGCTAAGCGCTCGGAGAATCAGCCTGCCTTCTCACTCAGAGTTGTTCAGGTGCGATCACGCCATGTGACTGAACAAAATCACTTCTTTTTAATCAAATTCGCACTCTGCAGCAGCAGTTGCGATTTGTTTCTGAGCCAACTGCCTTCTCTGCAGGTGCCTCCAGAGGTTGATGCCAGTGAGCCCGATTCTTCTGAACCCAATTCAACTGAAGAGGGCGCCTGTGCAACCCCAATTTCCCACGCTAATGTCAGCAATAACCTCATGTGAAAGGGATAACTCTGCTAACTCATGCTTTGCTCATTTTATTTTAAGATGGCTCAACTCGTATGGTCTACTCGTTTCAGTTTCCAACCGTCTGAATGGAGATATGCATGCAACAATATGTAATAAGATCGCGCGATTGGTGGACTGCGCGATCAGTCACGGCTTAACGCACTCCTTTCTacgtacatagcttttgctacttatctagatataatatatatctagatacatagtaaaagttaagtatctagaaaagctagaACGGATAGTAATTttgaaatgaagggaggatATATCTGGTGCATAGAAAAGTCtgtaaatctagaaaagctaaaatgattaATAATTTGAGGTGGATGGAGTAAGTGCCAGCGAATGAATCATTCATCATATCCACAATTGTTTATGTACTCCTCACATGACGTGTCCAGTGAACGTGTTTTTGctattttccaaaaaaaaagaatgtgtTCTAGCTGAGAGGTGCTAGTGTTTCAAGTTGAAAATAAAGTGGGAGATCATTTCGTCGACATAACTACGCAACGGTAAGAAACGTTGGTCGAAACAAGCAAGAATTGCACACGTGTTTGAGAATGTAGTATGCACATTCGGCAGGGAAACGCTCTGGCTCAATCCGACATAAAATCGAGATCTACATGATCAGAATCTCCATGAATTTACAACTCTGATCTCCATGAATTTACAACAGTCTGCAGTAAATAAGACGGAATACTCTGCAGTactgttgacgctcgttattgacacacttttagtaccatttaattaatgttttcatgcatattgttatactaacccgccattTGGCACCTGAAGTAACTCTATTTTCATATATGCAAGATATTTTgaaggatattctattttcgtAGGAAATTAGGCtaaatatgtatttttttatgATAAAGCCTTGAACGAGTAGTGGActagaggaagacgaagactaGGAGGAACAAAAAGGacccaggccgatcgacctaggGTCTTTTTACCCCCTCCCGTGCTAGTTTTTGGCGAGCAATTCTCCAAGATAACTTAAGAgttaagtttgtgaagatatgacaaGGATCACTTCGGAATCAAAGAGGATCGAGCGGAGATTTGAAAAGTTactgaagatcaatctcatcccgaagctactgATGtgtcaggcccacatgcatacaaaaataacgTTCCAGAACATTAAAGAAGACTTGGCAATGAAGCTGGACGCGAGGGGGTAAAAGaaagggccaggccgatcggcctggacccctccaggctgatcggcccacCCCTTTCCTTTGCCCATTTGCCTTTCAATTTAAACCACGGGTCCTCCAAATTATAAATATGTCCAAAATTCATCGACACACGAGATCAATCCACCAGAACGTGACGAAACCAAAGGCATACACCAGAGGGAGCTCAGGGGCGCTGCAAGTCTTCGAAGTTGTCTAGAAGATGGCTTAGGCCGACCTTAgccaccatggcctccctgcgTGGCTATGCCATGGTGGAGATCAGGAGCAGGAGTAGATCATCGATgaaggtgatgatctaaatacatctataaTATAAGCAATGTTCTTCTtgtcatccgatctgttagcgactcaatGCCTTCTTCTATCATTTATGTCTATTATGGATATGCTTGTTACTAGTGTAGTTCCGGATTAGACTATCTAGCATGCTTGGTGTAATCATGGTGGTTAGATTTAGTATGTCGATTCTTCATAATATTTAGACATGTTCATCTATATTtgtgcccttaaactgcctgcGCCGATAGGGGGGATCGTGATGGGGTCCGCTTACATGTAGGGTAggggttttcgggaggttgatcggaggtagtagtttaaagattgctttggatgagatgcatgatgtgcttgcttaTTAGTTAGATCTACAATTAGAAGATAACATGCTCTTATTACCTTTGGTTATGCTATCTCATATgtatctgtggatgtgatcaacCTATGCTCTATCATTCATATATATCaagtttacctttatatgcaattgaTCCACGGATTGACAAACCTAGTCAGTTCGCTGCCAATCCATGGATTGACAAACCTTGAATGAATACTTTGAGGGAAAAGGTACAACTGACttgtgcgcttgcggttcacaatttgacgtgctaactgccgtcaacaagtaccaatgagcacgacaaaAATAACTAATTTACACAGATGCagcatcagcattcagcaagtTAAATGATGAGAACTGACTCATACCAACATAAAAATATCTCGTAAAAACCACTCTACCGGCCAACTTTCACAACTACTTTGGATTTTGCTCTTCCGTACCTTGCACATTTTGTATCAGATTCGGATGGAACCACAAAGGCAAAGACGGCCAACCATAAAAACAGAGGAACCTTCTCTTCTTGCCCATTTCAGTAACATGCAAATGCCAAAAGCAGATGATCTCCAAAGTTAAGGAATATTGCGAGTGAAAATTGTCAAACAACTAAGCACAATCCAATTTACATGACCACTGATGCCCGAGAGGATCGTTGCCATCACTCAATTCAAATACCAGGTGGCGATGGAGAAAaacacatgtgcaacatattctGTACTAGTAAAAACAATCTCAGTCAGTTAAAACAAACACTTAGCCCGTAACTGAACACTTGAGGTGTCATAGAACACCCATTTATTCGGAATCAAGTAGGTGGAAAGCAACCGAAATCCAGAATTCACTAATGATGGTCATGACCCCTTATACTGGAGAGCCAAACAATGCATGTCGATCATGGCAAGTGACGATTAACCACCGACTAGTGCTATCCTATACTGCTGCTACCGGATTGCTCGGGGAACCGAATTGAACACAAGCATTCCATTAGTTACATTAGCTCGCGAGGCGATAAAAAATTGTGACTCACGTAGAACCCAACGTGCGAGCCGTAGCGTGCGACCCGTACGGAGCGACAGCCTACCCAGCTACGGCCTGTGCTGGCCCAAATTTCGTACGCACGCAGGATTGTTGGTAGCCGCACCCGAGTATTCTATGTATGTAGAACAATCGTGTCTGCTTGTCTACTAATTAGTTCATGCACTTACCCTTTTTTAAGAACACATTCTAGTCTAGTAAGAAGAGGATAAAAATTATCATAAATCCTATATACGGTATTCGTTTTTTTAATTCCGTTTGCACCACTACGTTTTTTAAGATGAGATCTACAAAATACGACCATGACCTATATGTTTCGGAAGAGTTTTATGTACCAGCAACTTATATTTAATGAGTGGTAGCTATTTATAAATTACTTGTGTAGCAATTTATGTGTAAGTCTACCAACAAATTATTTACGTAAATTGCTACAATAATAATTTTTAACTGATATGAAGTATTTATATAAATTGTCACATTGTCTTTACACAAATTGTTACTAGACATACTATGAAACTATATAAATTGTTATACTGCCTGTGTAAGTTGGTACATGCTCTTTTATTTAAGTTGATACATTTGTATTCTCTATATAAATTTGCTAATATACAAGTAAACATATAATGTAAATTGCTTCACCAAAGGTTAACACATTTTCTCTTTATAAAGTTATTACACTATGTCTACAATATCTCTCAGTGTATTCATATATCTTGAAACATAAATTGCTATGCACTTATACATAACTTACTACTGATAGTCATGTAAAATGGCTTcaaaacatatgcaacataGCTTGTTTTGTAGGTCTATCACAATGGTGCAATTGGATTTGAAAATGGATGATTGATGAGAGAGTAATGATCGATTAAGGAAAATAGACTCATTTTTCTCAATGCCCGTGATTGCATCATCGTGAAAGCGATGTCTCTATCTAACTGCACAGTAACAACAGTTTGCACCCCGCACGTACAGGCCATGCAACGAGTGTGGTGTCTACTGATCCTGCAATAATTATGACACCACAAGGCATGAAAGAGAGTCGCGTCGTATTGTGTTAGGCTGTTAGCATGGAATAGGGGGGCGCGATCCGTGTCTGCGCGATAGGTCGCGCGATAACGTGGTCCAAATTTTATGCTCTTCAAATGATCCCAACTCCTCTCCAATCGGTTCGAGCGCACGAGACCGAAACGAAACGATGGTGTACGCCAAGGCCCTCGTCGTCCTTGACGGCTTGGCATACTCAGAATCTTCATAAATTTACAACAGTCTGCATCAAACAAGGCAGAATACTCTCGagaaatttggatttttttacaCTCCCTTCGTGTGGCAACATTGGCTTGCAAAATTGACCCTCTCGTCATGAACTCCTTGATTTGCTTGCCATTTTCCATGTTTCAAtgatttttatttcctttttcaaaAATCCAAATTTCTTGAATACTCGTATTCACCTACAGCACCAATGAGCACAACAAAAACCAGTTCACACTTTACACAGATGCTGCGGCATCAGCAAGTTAAGTGAGAATTGACTCATACCAACATAAAATTATTTCACAAAAATCACTCTACCATACAACTTTCACAATTACTTCGGATTTTGCTCCTCCGTGCCATCTGGCCTTGCGCATTTCAGTATCATCAGATTCAGATGGAACCATAAAGACAAGACTGCCAACCATATACGCATGTGCCAAAAACAGAGGAACCTTCTGTTCTTGCCCATTTCAGTAACATGcaaatgccaaaaaaaaacattggaTCTCGAAAGTTGATTCTGGTAATTACATCCCCATTGGCTGCCATCCAACAAAGGGTGCTACAGAAGAACAAACCGTG
Above is a genomic segment from Setaria viridis chromosome 4, Setaria_viridis_v4.0, whole genome shotgun sequence containing:
- the LOC117852247 gene encoding serine/threonine-protein kinase STY8 encodes the protein MEGGRVHAQPQLRPGSECTRLGVYHDVLRRLRDAGATEALAPDFADRLWAHFHRFSVRYALDVNAERAEDVLVHMQLLDRAKRSENQPAFSLRVVQVPPEVDASEPDSSEPNSTEEGACATPISHANVSNNLM